The segment TCGCGGGTTTGAGTTAACGTTAGGCGCGGCCACGCAGCATGCCATGCCAATAGAGATTCGGCAGCCCGTACTTTTTTAACATGTACATGCTGAACCGTTCCTGAGACTGATCGAACGGAAATGACTCCATCGGATTCTTGTCATAGTCGAATTCGGCAAGCACCATCGTGCTGTAACTTGTCACCAACGGACACGAAGTATATCCGGTGTAGTGCCCGCTAAGCGGCTTGCCATCGATGAGACAAAGTATGTTCTCGGACGCGGTCGGAGCCTGCTTTCGTATCGCCGCCCCGGTTTTTGACGTCGGCAGGTTTGAGGTGTCTCCAAGCGCAAAAACGTTGGGGTAGCGAACGTGCTGAGTCGTATGCTTGTCGACATCCACCCAACCGTCTTCTGCAGCCAACGGACTGTTTTTCACAAAGTCTCGCGGACCCATTCGTGGCGTCACGTGAAGCATGTCATACTTGATGACGCTCTCTTCGCCAGTATCCAGATGTTCGAACACGGCTTCTTTGGTCTCGGGACGAATCTCCACCAGATTGTGCTGAAGCCGAACGTCGATGTCTTTTCGTTTGACTCTTTTCTCCAGTGTCGTCGCGTAGGGGTCGACTGCAAAAATCCGTGGCTTGGCGAGTGCAAACACGACGTTGCACTGATCGCGAATTCCCTGTTTTCGAAAATAGTCTTCTGCGAGATAGCAAATTTTCTGAGGAGCCCCGCCACACTTGACTGGAGTGTCAGGATGCGTGAAAAGTGCAGTTCCACCTTTGAAATTGCGGATCGTTTCCCAGGTCGTTTCTACAGTGTCATAGCTGTAGTTGCTACAGATCCCGTGTTTGCCAACGATGTCCTTGGTCAGTCCCTTTGTCTCTGACCAGTTCAACTGCAGGCCAGGACAAACGACCAGATAATCGTAAGGAACCGATTCGCCTCCGACGGTCTTGACCGTGTTGTTTTCAGGATCGAAAGACTCAACCGCGTCTTTCATCCACGTCGCGCCGTGAGGAATAAAGTCAGCTTGCTCGCGTTCCGATTCCTCTTTCGGAAACACTCCGCCGCCAATCAAAGTCCACAGAGGCTGATAGTAATGCTTTTCGCTCGGTTCAATGATTGTGACATCGAGCTCCGAACGCGAGTTAAGCAAATGCGCGGCTGTCGTGAGACCGGCCGAGCCACCGCCGACGATAACAATTTTTGGATTCGACATTTCAAGTCCTGCAGGTGTGTAGGGATTCGGCCATGTCATCACGCTGAAGACGGCCGCTGGTTTGCTCTTCCGTGTGTTACGGCTTTTCCATGTTCTTGCCGAACTGTTCTCCAAATTTCGCAGCAAATGCAACGGCCTTTTGAATCTCCGGGTTTCTCATCACGCCCAGCAATCCAAAAATGCCGATTCGCTGTTTCGTAGTGGACAACGCCGACTCCTTTTGAGCTGACGTCAACGCGTTGGCGGCATTTCCAACGACTGCGATGGCTTCGTTGCTGAGGATATCAGACTTGAGCAGCTCGCCAATTTTTTCAAGGTCCTGTTTGTCGATCTGCGCACCCAACCACAACGCCGCCTGCAATCCATTGACGAGACTACGCTCAAGATCGACTCCGTCACCCTCGCAACGCTTTTGAAAGTCGTCGAAAACGTCGCCCAGTGACGCGATCACGTTCGGGACTTCATCCGCGAGCTTTGCCAAAGCCGCAAGTTGTGGAAGTCGCTGGACAAGCGTCTGAAGCGACTTCATATTCTCAGGTTCGGTGAGTTGCAACAGCAACCCAAGCAGGCCTTCAACGCGAGGCTCGACTTCAACTCCCTTGTCCGCGGCGCGAGAAATCTTCTCGTCGATTGCGTCTGCCGAAGTCGCAAAGGCATCTTCAACCGAAACGCCCATTCGCTCAAACAGGACCTGCTCGATCGTCTGAGATTCATTGTCTGTGGTTTTCATTTTCAACTCCACTATCGTTTCCTGTTGAGTCATGAATCAACTACTTGCGTGATCACCGTGTCGGGCTGCGGGTCGGTCGACTTCAGCAATTCGCTGCCCTCCTTGAGGATCACAAAGGCGCCGACAAGCACGAGAAAGACTGCGAAGGCCTGCGTCAGCCCACGCTGGTTTAATCGTGAATTAATTTGCTGCCCAAGAAAGCAGCCAAACAGTCCAACACCAACGAAAATCCCGATCGTCGACCAGTCAACAGACAAGTCATGGGCACTCAGGTAGTGTTGGTATTTAAAGAAACCGACGGCGGACTTCATCACAATGATGACCAGACTGGTTCCGATTGCGGTCCTCATCGGGAGCTTTCCAAGGATCAACAGGGCGGGCACGATCAGGAAGCCACCGCCGACTCCGACAAACCCGGTCAGCACGCCGACCAGCGACCCCTCAAGGAAGATCAAGACGCCCTTGGTGCCATCAATTGAACGTTTCGCACCAACCGATTCTTCGATGGTGCTGCTCTTTTTCCCAAACGCCTTTCGGATCATGAATCCCGCTGCCAACAACAGGACCAACCCAAATACGATTAGCTGCAGCGCGTCGCTGGCCATTCCTCCAAGCCACGCGCCGATGAAAGTGCCGAGCATCGCCGGCAATCCAAACAGAACAACACTTGGCCAATCGACCTGTTTCGCGCGAGCAAACGGTAAAGCGCCCGCCGCGGAGATTGCGCCGACAATCGCCATGGATTCAGCGATTGAAATCTTGGCGTCGTGTCCGACGAGGTAAACGAGGATCGGAACCATGATGGCCGATCCACCCGACCCCAGCAGGCCAAGAATCATCCCGACAATTATCGCTCCAACAATTATGGTGGTCATGGTATCGCCATTCAATCCTGTTGATTCGTCAACGCACGAGTGCAAAAATACCAATCTTTACATTCAACATTCCCAGCAATTCGTTCCTGCGCCTGCTGAATCGTTTTCGGCGGCGGCACGATGACATCGTCTCCCGGTTGCCAACCTTCCGGCGTCGCGATCCCGTGCTGTTCAGAAGCCTGCATCGCTTTGAGCAATCTCAGAAACTCGTCGATATTTCGACCGTTGCTCATCGGATAGTAAATCATGGCTCGCATGACTCCTTCCGGGTCGATAAAGAATGTGGTTCGCACGGCGGAGGTGTCACTGGCTCCCGGCATGATCATTCCGTAGGCCGATGCAACTTCCATCGAAAGGTCATCGATAATCGGGAACGGAATCTCAACTCCGAATTTTTCTTTGATGTTCAGCATCCAGGCGACGTGCGAAAATGTACTGTCAATCGACAGCCCCAGCAAATCACAATTAAGCTTCTGAAACTCAGGCCAGGCTTTCGCAAACCCCATGAACTCGGTGGTGCAGACGGGCGTGAAGTCCGCCGGATGCGAAAACAGGATCAACCAGCGTCCCTTGTAGTCACTCAGCTTCCGGTCACCATGCGTCGTCGGTGCATGAAAGTCCGGAGCCGCCTCGTTCAATCGTGGAAGCGTCACCCGCGTTCCTGAAAAGTCGTTGCTAAAACTCATCGCTGGACTCGTTAAAACTTCTGAACCAATGCCTTCACCGTGCGTCTTGCGACGACTGAAATTTCCACACATGCGGTCTCCTAGTGAGGCAGTTTTGACTTCAGCATTGCGTACAGATACATCCCAATCATCGCCCCTGCGAGAGTCACCCACCCCAGCCAGGCACCGGCACCAATTTGAGCGTAAATTGGACCAGGGCAGGCCCCCGTGATCGCCCAGCCAGCACCAAATAGCATACCGCCGATGACAACACCTTTGTGAAATGGCTTGGGTTTGTAAACAATTGGCTCGCCTTCGATCGTCTTTGCGCGCTGTGACTTGATGATCAGCATCGAGATCATGGCGACGACGACACCGACGCCAATGATCAGGTACATGTGAGCTTCCTTGAACAGAAACATGTCGTGAACACGCTGCCAACGAACCACCTCGGATTTGGTTAGCACGATGCCAAAGTACGTCCCGACCAGCAACGACATTGCCAGTGCGAGCGACGAAACACCGGCCTGCTCATTTGACTTACCCGGCGGCGACGCTTCGGATTTTATTTTGTTCTCTGATACAGTTGCCATCTCAAAATCCTCCAAAGATTAAGCTTCCGAGTCCCCAAGTCACTCCCAGTCCGCCGACGAAAAAGAAAATGGTGGCGACGAGGCTGGGCCAATTGAGATTCGCGATTCCGGTAATTGAGTGCCCGGACGTGCAGCCTCCCGCGTAACGTGTTCCGAAGCCCACCAGGATACCGCCCAGCAGCAGTCGCACCACGCCACCGACGCTCGCGAATGATTCAGGCAGGAACTCCACCGGTTCGGCGGAAAGGAAGTTGTTGGCGATGAAGCCGCCGATCACGATGCCGATCGCAAACACCAGCGTCCACAATCCTTTACGACGATTAAAGTCGCGGAGATAAGGCAGTTTTGAGTTGGGCGAACACATCGCACCCACTTGCTGCAAACTGGTTGAGATACCAAACCCCTGGCCGGCAAGGAAATACAGCATGGGCACCGTCAGCCCCACCAAAATCCCTGACAGCCACCACGGCCACGGTTGCATGATGAAATCCATTAGCGTCCTTTCAAAATTGAATCGGCAGCGTAAACAGTAAAGGTCTTTGATGGCGAATTGCCATCCGGTTGCGGGGCCCGGGGCATGCGACGGCTACATCTGCAGCACACGCATCCCCACCCTGAACGCACTACCAATTGATTGCCACAATGTCGAGTTTTAGCACGATTCGCCACAGCCAACGGATTGCGGCTGTTCGGAAACGACCGGATTGCCTTCCTTTTCCCAACGCACAATTCCACCATCAAGGTTGATGACGTTCTTGATCCCGCTGGCCTGAGCAATACCGCACGCGACGGCAGAACGCGCTCCAGATCGACAATGGAAAACCACAGGCTTGCTGTCGTCGATCTCCTTTACGCTGTCCAAGATTTTGCCGAGGAATCGGTGGTCTGCCTGAGGAATATGGCCCTCGTTCCACTCAGCCTGACGCCGAACATCAACCAACAACATATCGCCCCGTTCGATCGCGCCAGCGACCTCTTCGGGAGTTTTGTATTCATAGGCTTCCGTCGCCAAACCTGACTTCGCAACTTCATCGCCATCGAAATAGCCAACGATGTTGTCGACACCCATTTCACGAAAAACGTGAATCGCATCAGCAAGTTCTGCGCCGCCAGCGATCAGATACAACGGCTTGCTATAGTCGACGTACCAACCAGCGTCGCGAGCGATATACTTGGTCGGAATGTTCAGCGCCCCAGGAACATGATTTCGGGCGAAGCTCTTCGAAGCCCCGACATCGATCACCATGTGATCCTCAACCGTGGCGGTGAGCTTGGCGATGTCAATCTTTTTCGGCAAACCCTCGTCGCCGATCACTTTCGGACCGTGCTTGTTGACATGTTTCATGACCGCAAAGTATGGCGGAGCTTCCGGCTGATCAGACAGCACGTAAGCAACAAACTCGTCTTCAGATTTAAACTGAAGAGCTTCGTTGAAAAGTTTTTCATAACCAACGGTGCTGGACGGAATCGCCCCCAGCCCTTTACCACAGGCACTACCTGCACCGTGCGAAGGCCAGACCTGCAGAAAGTCAGGCAGTTCGTTGAATCGCTTGATCGAAGCGAACAGATCGCGAGCCCCAGGCTCCGCCGTTCCCGCCTGGCCAGCAGCCTCTTCGAGCAAATCGGGCCGCCCGATGGAGCCAACGAAGACAAAATCGCCTGTGAAAATTCCCATCGGCCGATCTGCTCCACCGCCAGTGTCGGTCAGGATGAACGAGATACTTTCGGGAGTATGGCCCGGCGTGTGCATGACTTTGAATTTGATATTCCCGACCGCAAACTCGTTGCCGTCCTTCAGCAACTGATGATCGTAGCCATCCACAAACGTGTACTTCCAGTCAGCTGGTCCTTCATCGGAAACGTAGAGCTTTGCACCGATTGCTTCAGCCAATTCACGGCTACCAGAAACATAATCCGCGTGAATATGAGTTTCGGCCGAGCCAACGATCGTCATCCCTTCCCGTTCTGCAACGTCGAGATACTGGTCGATGTTTCGATCTGGATCGATCAAAATGGCCTCGCCAGTCTTTTGACAACCGACCATGTATGAAGCGTGAGCGAGCGATTTGTCGTAAAAGTATTTGAGCAACATAGTGCTTTCTCCCTTAAGCGATTCAATATACGTAAATATCTCGAATGATCGATATGTGATCCAAAAAAAAGATCGCTTCCTATCCGAATCGATCCTGAATGCACGACATGATGTCTTGCAGGTGCGGCTCAGAAACCGAATAAAAAACGGTTCGTCCGCTACGTTGACTGCTGAGAAACCCACAACGATGCATCAACCGAAGATGATCTGACGTCGTCGGCTGGTTCAAATCGCAATGCTCCGCGATTTCATTGACGGACAATTGCTGCCCGGACAACAGGAGCTGCACAATTTGCAGTCGGTGCGGATGCGCCAAAGCCTTCAGGCATTCGGCAGCAAGCGACAGCGAATCGAAGTTGAGCTGTTTCGATTTTCTGGGTTTGTTCATCAGTCTTCTTCCTTTCGTTGTAAATATATCGTCGAATCTCGATATGTCAATTCTGTCTTTTCCCGAAATTGTCATTTTTACCGGAAGAAGTTTTGCGAGCAGTTCGGGCTGGAGCGTTTGCACTGGTTTATGTCCATTCGATTTTGCGGATAGAATACCGAGCTTCGTTTTCAGCGGCGAAGCTGAATCAATTTGGAAATTCAACTAGATCGTTCGTACGAAACCAGTGCAAAAATACCTAAACCCTCGAATCGGAAACGTAGCGGCCATCTGGGGCGTTGTCGGCGCGTGCTCAGTGCTCGGCTTTGCCGTCTTTCGAATGATCGGCCATGTGAATGAGGGATTCCAGCATACTCTTGGTTGGCAGCATTACGCGTTGATGGTGCCGTGGCTGTTTTTCATGCTTTATAGCGAGGGCTATAAGGGGTTTCAGAAAGGTTATTCGCCACGGGTAGCCGCGAGGGCGAATTATCTTCGCGAACGTTCAACGCTGGTGCGTGCCGTGTTTGCGCCGCTGTTCTGCATGGGCTTCTTTGATTCGACCAGGAAACGAAAGATCGTCATTTGGGTTTTACTGC is part of the Mariniblastus fucicola genome and harbors:
- a CDS encoding NAD(P)/FAD-dependent oxidoreductase: MSNPKIVIVGGGSAGLTTAAHLLNSRSELDVTIIEPSEKHYYQPLWTLIGGGVFPKEESEREQADFIPHGATWMKDAVESFDPENNTVKTVGGESVPYDYLVVCPGLQLNWSETKGLTKDIVGKHGICSNYSYDTVETTWETIRNFKGGTALFTHPDTPVKCGGAPQKICYLAEDYFRKQGIRDQCNVVFALAKPRIFAVDPYATTLEKRVKRKDIDVRLQHNLVEIRPETKEAVFEHLDTGEESVIKYDMLHVTPRMGPRDFVKNSPLAAEDGWVDVDKHTTQHVRYPNVFALGDTSNLPTSKTGAAIRKQAPTASENILCLIDGKPLSGHYTGYTSCPLVTSYSTMVLAEFDYDKNPMESFPFDQSQERFSMYMLKKYGLPNLYWHGMLRGRA
- a CDS encoding DUF1641 domain-containing protein encodes the protein MKTTDNESQTIEQVLFERMGVSVEDAFATSADAIDEKISRAADKGVEVEPRVEGLLGLLLQLTEPENMKSLQTLVQRLPQLAALAKLADEVPNVIASLGDVFDDFQKRCEGDGVDLERSLVNGLQAALWLGAQIDKQDLEKIGELLKSDILSNEAIAVVGNAANALTSAQKESALSTTKQRIGIFGLLGVMRNPEIQKAVAFAAKFGEQFGKNMEKP
- a CDS encoding sulfite exporter TauE/SafE family protein → MTTIIVGAIIVGMILGLLGSGGSAIMVPILVYLVGHDAKISIAESMAIVGAISAAGALPFARAKQVDWPSVVLFGLPAMLGTFIGAWLGGMASDALQLIVFGLVLLLAAGFMIRKAFGKKSSTIEESVGAKRSIDGTKGVLIFLEGSLVGVLTGFVGVGGGFLIVPALLILGKLPMRTAIGTSLVIIVMKSAVGFFKYQHYLSAHDLSVDWSTIGIFVGVGLFGCFLGQQINSRLNQRGLTQAFAVFLVLVGAFVILKEGSELLKSTDPQPDTVITQVVDS
- a CDS encoding peroxiredoxin; protein product: MSFSNDFSGTRVTLPRLNEAAPDFHAPTTHGDRKLSDYKGRWLILFSHPADFTPVCTTEFMGFAKAWPEFQKLNCDLLGLSIDSTFSHVAWMLNIKEKFGVEIPFPIIDDLSMEVASAYGMIMPGASDTSAVRTTFFIDPEGVMRAMIYYPMSNGRNIDEFLRLLKAMQASEQHGIATPEGWQPGDDVIVPPPKTIQQAQERIAGNVECKDWYFCTRALTNQQD
- a CDS encoding DUF6691 family protein, coding for MATVSENKIKSEASPPGKSNEQAGVSSLALAMSLLVGTYFGIVLTKSEVVRWQRVHDMFLFKEAHMYLIIGVGVVVAMISMLIIKSQRAKTIEGEPIVYKPKPFHKGVVIGGMLFGAGWAITGACPGPIYAQIGAGAWLGWVTLAGAMIGMYLYAMLKSKLPH
- a CDS encoding YeeE/YedE family protein, which codes for MDFIMQPWPWWLSGILVGLTVPMLYFLAGQGFGISTSLQQVGAMCSPNSKLPYLRDFNRRKGLWTLVFAIGIVIGGFIANNFLSAEPVEFLPESFASVGGVVRLLLGGILVGFGTRYAGGCTSGHSITGIANLNWPSLVATIFFFVGGLGVTWGLGSLIFGGF
- a CDS encoding MBL fold metallo-hydrolase, with amino-acid sequence MLLKYFYDKSLAHASYMVGCQKTGEAILIDPDRNIDQYLDVAEREGMTIVGSAETHIHADYVSGSRELAEAIGAKLYVSDEGPADWKYTFVDGYDHQLLKDGNEFAVGNIKFKVMHTPGHTPESISFILTDTGGGADRPMGIFTGDFVFVGSIGRPDLLEEAAGQAGTAEPGARDLFASIKRFNELPDFLQVWPSHGAGSACGKGLGAIPSSTVGYEKLFNEALQFKSEDEFVAYVLSDQPEAPPYFAVMKHVNKHGPKVIGDEGLPKKIDIAKLTATVEDHMVIDVGASKSFARNHVPGALNIPTKYIARDAGWYVDYSKPLYLIAGGAELADAIHVFREMGVDNIVGYFDGDEVAKSGLATEAYEYKTPEEVAGAIERGDMLLVDVRRQAEWNEGHIPQADHRFLGKILDSVKEIDDSKPVVFHCRSGARSAVACGIAQASGIKNVINLDGGIVRWEKEGNPVVSEQPQSVGCGESC
- a CDS encoding ArsR/SmtB family transcription factor is translated as MNKPRKSKQLNFDSLSLAAECLKALAHPHRLQIVQLLLSGQQLSVNEIAEHCDLNQPTTSDHLRLMHRCGFLSSQRSGRTVFYSVSEPHLQDIMSCIQDRFG